From Solibacillus sp. FSL W7-1464:
GACATTAACAGAGAGAATGCTTCATAATTTAAATTAAATAAATAGTTGATCCCAAATAGCGGAGTCGTATATATCAAATAAAACGGGTACTGTATGGACCCTATGATATCTAATATGGCGTAATCCATCATTACGCTTTCAGAAATTTTAATGCTATAGACAATTAAGCCCGATATAGAACCAAATAGGAATATTGCTTTTAATCCGCTCTTAAACTTACTACAAAAAGAGGCCTCTTTAATAAACATTAGCAAAGCAGTTAGAAACAATCCAGTAGCAATCAAGTTAAAAGCATTCATCACTGAATCTGGATGCTTCAATGATGGAATTAAATTTGTTGAAAATGCAATTACATAAGTCCCTACAAAAAAAACGAATAATTTTATCCGCATTTTAGTTCTCCTTTCGAAAAAAATCGAACAAATTCCTATCCTATGAAAAACTTACGTGTAAAAAGTCTAACAAATAACTGTCCTATTACAAATATAACTGAACAAAATATTACTGCCATATCTCTGCCAAAAGGTATAAACCAACTGCCATCGTCTGTTATAAAATATGAAGCCAAAAAAACAGACAGTAATGTTGATACGACATTTACTAAGAAAACATACCGTAATTTTACACTACCAGCTAAAATACCGGTAACTAGAACGAACAGAATAGATCCCAGAAGAAGGAATTTCGCTTCTTCATGTTTGATATGTTGTCTATATTCATAAAAATGAAATAAAAATGCGACAGGCACTAAAGAAAGAACTAACCAAAAAACTTTCATAAAAACCTCCAGTAAGAAACATTACTCTTTTCGTGTAATTTTACACTATAAGTTTTATAAGTCAATATTGGTTTTTAAAATAAACCCCTCCCCATTTCCTTTTTATTCAAGATTTTACTATAGAGATCTATCTATAAATTACTTGTTCACCAACAGATGTTGAAAGGTTTCTTATAAATAAGAGGATTTACAATAAATAATATAGAAATAAATTCAGATAGACGGAAAAAAGTTAGGTGGTAATTATGATGATAGAGAATTTAAAAGAGCATTTACAGCAACTAGAGGAAAGTCATACCGGTTTGGAAGTTAGAAGGAGTAAAGAAAAACTCGACGCCATTTTAGCAGATGAATTTTTTGAGATCGGCAGCTCCGGTTATATTTATGATAAAAAAGAGTGTCTTGAAACGGGTGTTGTTTTGACAGAAATGAAACTGCATAACTACGAAATCTATCCGCTCGCTCCTGACATTGTCTTAGCTACTTATTTTTTAGTGGATACAACTAGAGAACGGAATACACTGCGCAGTTCGATTTGGAAATTGATTGACGGACATTGGCAGCTCTATTTCCATCAAGGAACGATAACGCCACTTCAATTGACTAGTTTTACTGGCAAGTTGTCTAAGTGATGAGAAAATGGCTTTCGGTAATCTCAATCGGTGCCATTGTTTTAGGCTGGATTATTTTTGATATGCGGCAAGAGTCGAGCAGGGATGCCATTATAGGAAAAGCTTTGAATAGTCATATTGATACGATTACAGTAAGAGATACTAAAACAAATGAAGAAGTTTTAGTGATGACGAATTCGAACCCCGCTTTTACTTCTATGGTTGAAATTTACAGGTTCCCATACATACAGTTGGAACGGCCGGACAATAAAATCCTTAAAGAAGAGCCAGTGCTTGAAATCGAATACTTACAGGAAAACGAAGTCATGTATGTGGTGAGGGTTCATCAGTTTGATCGTAAGCCAGTACTGGAACAGCAATTAGCAGCCAGTTACATATATTCTCCAGAAAATGATGATAACGTGTATCTTTTTGAAGTGCAGGGCAATGATCAGCTGGTCGAAGTAAATGACGGGTTAAAAACGCTAATCGATATCATCACTTCCAAGTAAAAACAGCGACAATCATTCTTGTAAAATGATTGTCGCTTATTATTATATTTTACACTTTAGACTCTACAAACTGGCTGAAAAAGGAAAGGATTTTTTGGTAAACCGCAATTTCATTTTCTTTTTTGGAGAATCCGTGACCCTCATCTTCAAGAAGCATATATTCCACTTCACGGCCTTTCTCTTTCAGCGCCTGCACAATTTGATCCGACTCCTCTTTCACAACGCGCGGATCATTTGCCCCTTGGATAACGAGCATTGGTTTTGTCATTGTTTCTAAATACGTAATCGGTGAGTATTCGATAAACTTATCTTTGTCTCGTTCCGGATTTCCTACCCACTGATCCATCATCGGCTTCCAGTCTTCCGGTACCGAATTGACAAATGAAAACAAATCAGACGGTCCAAAGATATCGACTACCGCTTTGAAATAATCCGCATGGCGTCCGTGGAGCAGTAAGGCCATATAGCCACCATAGCTGCCACCCATCAGTAAAATATTGCCTTTTTCTGCATAACCTTTATCAATAAGCCAATCGAGACCCGCGACATTATCAAGTCGCGGACCGTATCCCCAATCACCGTTTACCATTTTTGTGAAAGCCAATCCGTAACCTGTAGATCCACGGAAATTTGGCGCAAATATACTGTAGCCATTATTTAAAAAGAACTGGAACGAAGCTCTAAAGAATTTTCGCTCTGCAGCTTGCGGACCACCATGTGGCCAAAAGATGATCTCCCCATTATCATTTTCCTTTTTCGCTTTGAAAAATAGCGATTCGATTTCCAGCCCATCAAAAGAAGTGTACGTAATGACTTCAGGCTCCACTAATTCGCTTTGATCGACACCCGGAACGGTATATTGTGTAAGAGAAGTCCACTCATTCTCTGTAAAACGGTAAATATTATCCGGTTGAGTTGCAGTACCGCCCAACATATATAAATTTCCTGAATTCGTGACAACAAGCTTATCGATCGTGCTGCACGGCGTCTCTATTTTCTCCCACTCATCCGAGCCTAAATCATACATGTATACAGTATCTTCTACACCTTTTTCACTGACAATATATAAGCGCTGTTTATGCTGGTCATATTTCAGCGTAGTGAAGCCTTCATTCTCTATCTCTTTTACTTTCGTAAATTCATCTGTTGCTAAATTATATGAAGCCAAGTATGTAAAATCTGCGTTGTAGTCCGTTAAAAAATAGACAAGTTCATCTGTAGCGAAACAGGCATCACTCACCGTGTGCTCGGAATCGGTCGCTGGTGTCAGCAAAGTATGTTTGTCCGCCCGTTTTGCATACAACAGTGTATGTGTATTGGAATACGCCGTCATATAAAGGATAGTTTCTTCATTCGGGCTAATCCCAACTGTTAACGTTGGAGTCGTTTTTCCTTCTAAAACCAATTCTTCCGCCCCTGTTTCCAGGTCATATTTATACGTATTCAAAAAAGAAGGATTTCCTTTTGAAGAAGTGTAGTAAAGCTTTTTTCCGTCCTTTGAAAGAATCATTCCCGTATTGCGTGTTCCTTCTTCATGAATAATGGGCTGTAATGTACCGCCATGAAGAGGCAACCCGTAAAATTGTGTGTTTTCATCGCCGTCTTCATCAAAGCCTGCAAGGATGAATCGGCCTTGTTTATCATATTGAAGACCGTGACAGCTCTGGTTATTGAATGTCAGCTGTGTCGGGAAGGTACTTGGCAGATGCATTGCCCATAAGTTGTACTTTCCGCTTAAATTGGTACTGAAAACAAGTTGATTTTCATCGGGACTTACCGCAAAATCTCTTATTGAAAATGTCCTTAAAAACTGCTCGGCCCCCGGTTTAGGAAATGAAACCATATTGAATAACCCTCCTTAAGATAGAAAACTGAATTATTACTAAATTACCATAAATAAACTATTATTGAAATAAATTGGCTCACCACCACTAGTTGGAAGTAATAAGATCAAAACACTTTTCTAATGGGATCCGTTCTGCTCTGCTAATTACCAACTAAAAAAGCAAACCCGCATCATACGAAGTTTGCTCTTTGAATAGCTGAGTTCATTTAAATTTCATATTCCATATAGGATGTTACCTTTACTTAAAACGCCTTTCGCTGGTATATGCTGTTCGTAACCACCCAGGAAACGACATAGACTGTGATGACGACAATGGTTGCCCCTGTATATAAAGCAGGGATGGATAAATTAATAATAAAATCCTTGATTACAGTCAATTGGTCAGCTAAAAATA
This genomic window contains:
- a CDS encoding nuclear transport factor 2 family protein, producing MIENLKEHLQQLEESHTGLEVRRSKEKLDAILADEFFEIGSSGYIYDKKECLETGVVLTEMKLHNYEIYPLAPDIVLATYFLVDTTRERNTLRSSIWKLIDGHWQLYFHQGTITPLQLTSFTGKLSK
- a CDS encoding S9 family peptidase, whose product is MVSFPKPGAEQFLRTFSIRDFAVSPDENQLVFSTNLSGKYNLWAMHLPSTFPTQLTFNNQSCHGLQYDKQGRFILAGFDEDGDENTQFYGLPLHGGTLQPIIHEEGTRNTGMILSKDGKKLYYTSSKGNPSFLNTYKYDLETGAEELVLEGKTTPTLTVGISPNEETILYMTAYSNTHTLLYAKRADKHTLLTPATDSEHTVSDACFATDELVYFLTDYNADFTYLASYNLATDEFTKVKEIENEGFTTLKYDQHKQRLYIVSEKGVEDTVYMYDLGSDEWEKIETPCSTIDKLVVTNSGNLYMLGGTATQPDNIYRFTENEWTSLTQYTVPGVDQSELVEPEVITYTSFDGLEIESLFFKAKKENDNGEIIFWPHGGPQAAERKFFRASFQFFLNNGYSIFAPNFRGSTGYGLAFTKMVNGDWGYGPRLDNVAGLDWLIDKGYAEKGNILLMGGSYGGYMALLLHGRHADYFKAVVDIFGPSDLFSFVNSVPEDWKPMMDQWVGNPERDKDKFIEYSPITYLETMTKPMLVIQGANDPRVVKEESDQIVQALKEKGREVEYMLLEDEGHGFSKKENEIAVYQKILSFFSQFVESKV
- a CDS encoding histone acetyltransferase, giving the protein MRKWLSVISIGAIVLGWIIFDMRQESSRDAIIGKALNSHIDTITVRDTKTNEEVLVMTNSNPAFTSMVEIYRFPYIQLERPDNKILKEEPVLEIEYLQENEVMYVVRVHQFDRKPVLEQQLAASYIYSPENDDNVYLFEVQGNDQLVEVNDGLKTLIDIITSK